The Diabrotica virgifera virgifera chromosome 10, PGI_DIABVI_V3a genome has a window encoding:
- the LOC126893159 gene encoding uncharacterized protein LOC126893159, with amino-acid sequence MAQSVQEPKVQLSRMEGKVPESMKFEGNLHENFRRFYQNFEMYLIATEKDDKADRVKITLFLNMIGPEGVDIYNILKIPEPNKFDSVISEFKKYCAPRRNKTYERFVFNKRNQAADEPFDSYLSDLKKLIQSCEYETQEDSILTDRLVLGTNNPSVQEKLLNAQKLTLETAIEICRNSEITKRQLESVRNNESLEVNAVKNRQDSGNTQSELKFLCKNCKRKHVTAQCPAFGKNCFKCGGANHFINACFAEMSNRQRYKR; translated from the coding sequence ATGGCGCAGTCAGTACAAGAGCCAAAAGTACAGTTATCCAGAATGGAAGGAAAAGTGCCAGAATCCATGAAATTCGAGGGAAACCTTCATGAAAATTTTAGACGGTTTTACCAAAATTTTGAAATGTATCTTATTGCAACTGAGAAAGATGACAAAGCCGATAGAGTAAAAAttactttgtttttaaatatGATTGGACCGGAAGGAGTTGATATATATAACATTCTCAAAATACCAGAACCTAATAAATTTGATAGTGTCATATCAGAATTTAAGAAGTATTGTGCTCCCagaagaaataaaacatatgaaCGTTTTGTATTTAATAAAAGAAATCAAGCTGCAGATGAACCTTTTGATAGTTATCTTAGTGATTTAAAAAAGTTGATACAAAGCTGTGAATATGAGACCCAGGAAGACAGCATATTGACAGATAGGTTAGTTCTAGGAACAAATAATCCATCAGttcaagaaaaattattaaatgctCAAAAGTTAACGCTTGAAACAGCAATAGAGATATGCAGAAACTCTGAAATAACAAAAAGGCAGTTAGAATCTGTAAGAAACAATGAAAGTTTGGAAGTAAATGCAGTAAAAAATAGACAAGATAGTGGAAATACACAAAGTGAGTTAAAATTTTTGTGTAAAAATTGCAAACGTAAACATGTAACTGCCCAGTGCCCAGCGTTTGGAAAAAATTGCTTTAAATGTGGTGGAGCAAATCACTTTATTAATGCCTGTTTTGCTGAAATGTCCAATCGGCAAAGATATAAAaggtaa